A DNA window from Lachancea thermotolerans CBS 6340 chromosome G complete sequence contains the following coding sequences:
- the HIS5 gene encoding histidinol-phosphate transaminase (similar to uniprot|P07172 Saccharomyces cerevisiae YIL116W HIS5 Histidinol-phosphate aminotransferase catalyzes the seventh step in histidine biosynthesis responsive to general control of amino acid biosynthesis mutations cause histidine auxotrophy and sensitivity to Cu Co and Ni salts), which yields MTFDLSKIVRPKIFNLEPYRCARDDFTEGVLLDANENPHGPVVKDSNREFVLNRYPDPHQVAFKTKMSELRNSQSVFKDQKITPLSADNLCLGVGSDESIDALIRACCVPGKDKILIMTPTYGMYSICADINDVEIIKVPLIVEDNSFQMNTDKVIETLQGDSNIKIAFVTSPGNPTGALIDIASIEKILSQWQSGIVAIDEAYIDFCSTGGSAAPLVNKYPNLAVLQTLSKSFGLAGVRLGVTFTSKDLSRVLNAMKAPYNISSMASNLVLKALSSESVQTMKDNVQEIVEERERVLKALTSMENVQDTQVGGLDANFIMVRIVDGGKGNNELSKALYYRLATESGVVVRFRGTEYGCTGCLRITIGTHEENSKLIKEFEKKLKELTA from the coding sequence AATCGTAAGGCCCAAGATTTTTAACTTGGAACCCTACAGATGCGCTCGAGATGATTTCACCGAAGGTGTCCTGTTGGACGCGAACGAGAACCCGCATGGACCAGTTGTCAAAGATTCTAACCGTGAGTTCGTCCTCAACCGGTACCCAGATCCCCACCAGgttgctttcaaaactaAAATGAGTGAATTGCGTAACTCTCAatctgttttcaaagaccaAAAAATAACTCCGCTGAGTGCTGACAACCTATGTTTGGGCGTTGGATCCGATGAAAGTATTGATGCGCTTATTCGCGCGTGCTGCGTTCCTGGTAAGGACAAAATTCTGATTATGACTCCTACCTATGGAATGTATTCGATTTGCGCTGATATTAACGATGTTGAAATCATTAAAGTCCCATTGATAGTCGAAGACAATTCTTTTCAGATGAATACCGACAAAGTCATTGAAACTCTTCAGGGTGACTCCAACATAAAGATAGCCTTCGTCACGTCACCTGGTAATCCTACTGGTGCACTCATTGATATCGCCAGTATTGAAAAGATACTTTCTCAGTGGCAATCTGGCATAGTTGCTATTGATGAGGCTTACATTGACTTCTGCTCTACAGGCGGTTCGGCAGCGCCTCTCGTTAACAAATACCCTAATCTCGCAGTGTTACAGACTCTCTCTAAGTCCTTCGGCTTGGCAGGTGTTCGTCTGGGTGTAACTTTCACTTCAAAAGACCTGTCGCGCGTTTTGAACGCTATGAAGGCTCCTTATAATATTTCATCCATGGCATCTAATTTAGTTCTCAAGGCGCTGAGCTCAGAATCCGTACAAACCATGAAAGACAACGTTCAGgagattgttgaagaaaggGAGCGCGTTTTGAAGGCACTTACTTCGATGGAAAACGTTCAAGATACTCAAGTTGGAGGTTTGGACGCGAATTTCATCATGGTCAGAATTGTTGATGGAGGAAAAGGCAACAATGAACTTTCCAAGGCTCTATACTACAGATTAGCAACCGAGTCTGGTGTGGTGGTTAGATTCAGGGGCACTGAATATGGCTGCACTGGCTGCTTAAGGATCACGATTGGTACTCATGAAGAGAATAGCAAGCTTatcaaggaatttgagaaaaaactcaaagaacTTACCGCATAA